The genomic window TAGTACCAGGACTTTGGGTGCTGTGACAGTAAAGATATGAATTTCCATTTTATTTGAGGGAACCTTCATTTTGAAAACTCTTGTGAATGATTTTGAATAAATGTGTTATGAAGGTTGTTAGAAATGGTACTGCAACACTTACAAAGGTGTTATGTTTGGTTTCATAATGGTGTTAGGTATACCCCCTTCATGTAAAATGTTTctgagatacactacatgaccaaaactatgttgacacctgctcgtcgaacacctcattccaaaatcatgggcgttaAGATGgggttggtcccccctttgctgctataaaagcctccactcttctgggaaggcttttgacctgatgttggaacatttctgtatgaacttgcttcaattcagccacaagacctttagtgaggtcaggcactgatgttgggccactaggcctggcttgcagtccatgttccaattaatcccaaaggtgttagatggTGAAGTCAGGGGATTGAGGTCAGAGATCTGTGCAGGCCATTCAAgatcttccacactgatcttgacaaacaatgtctgtatggacctcgctttgagtACGGGGTCATTGTCAttctaaaacaggaaagggccttctccaaactgttgccacaaggtcaaaagcacagaatcatctagaatgtcattgaatggtgtagtgttaagatttcccttcactggaactaaggggcctagcccaaaccataaaaaacagccccagaccattatacctcccccaccaaactttacagttgaaaCTATGCATTTGGGAAGGTAGCgatctcctggcatccgccaaacccagattcgtccatcggatagccagatggtgaagtgtgattcatcactccagagaacgcgtttccactgctctagaAACCAATGGTGACTAGCTTTAAactactccagccgacgcttggcattgcgcatagcttggccatggaaacccatttcatgaatctcccgacaaacagttcttgtgctcacgttgcttccagaggcagtttggtacTCGGTAGTGAGTTTCgcaaccgaggacagaagatTCTTGCTCTgagcttcagcactcggctgtcctgttctgtaagcttgtgtggcctaccgcttcgtggctgagccgttgttgctccaagatgtttccacttcacaataacagcactcacagttgaccagagcagctctagcagggcagatattTGAGAAACTGGTTTgtttgaaaggtggcatcctttcaacgatgccacgttgaaagtcactgagctcttcagtaaggccattttactgccaatgtttgtttatggagattgcatggctgtgtgcttgattttacacCTGTCAGCAGTGGTTGCGCATGAAAAAGCCAAATCctctcatttgaaggggtgtccacagacttttgtatatatagtgtatatatggtTGTGTTCATGTTTTGCAGGCTGTGTTTTTTTTATGGATGTATTTGCAGTTTTGAGGGTGTCCTATAgtatcatatattttttttatatagtgTGCTCTATTTGCTGTTTTGAGAaggtaacaacatttggaaaattTACTACACAGAGTTGTGTGTCTTGTGTACTGTCTAGAAAAATGACATTGTTATAAAAATGCCTACGCGATTGAGAAGAACTTAAATCATTTGAATTCATAATGTCATCAATGCCACAGACTAACAAGCAGAGACAAGAAAGAAAATTGAGGCATGTTATGGAGAAGTTTGGCAaaacattctttaaaaaaaaattaacatTCTTCTGCCAAGTACAAACAATTACACACAGCTTTCATGCATCAAGCCATCGGTTAAGCACCATGTTACACTATGTTTATTGCTGGGTTAAGCATTGCATTTACTGAATCAATCTAGGACACTAAAAGCAGCTTTGGAGTTGAAGGACATCGTTGTTCATCAAAGGGTATTGTAGATATCCAATTATTGGTAATCTGAAAAGAGTAAAAAATGGGGGATTGAAAAACAGATATACAGGTAAGTGCAAAGTCAACAGTCTTCTTACAAAGCAGACTTCTCTGAGTCTCTAAGATTTAACCACAGGAGGTATGATAATGTATGAATTTAGAATGTACTGCATATTTTacataataatacaaaaaaactgACCACAATCAAACATAGGTACGCCACCACCAAACAACATTATCAAGCCTGTTGCATTGCTCTGTGACAGAACAGTTAAGGAATTCAGCAATTCATGAGCTTAAATATGGCAATACATGTTTGTGTCATATGGTAGAgcaaaggtcttactcacatctctAATCGTCTTCCTCATCGGATGTATGAGTCTGCAATGACAGTGGTTGCCAATTAACCAATCAGCACTCCTATTTGAACAGTTGTTTCATTTCACATCACAATGGCGAAAGGAATGGTTGAAGACACTGTTCCCAGATTTTTTGACAGTATCTTTAAAGTAACCCACTATAACATATTGGAAATCAGTACATTTTCATTTGAAAATGACATGGATTTACTAGCGAAAGTCCATGATCAACAACCACCTCTGTATTACACTATATatagaataaaaaaataaaaaataaacatgatTGAGTGAGGCTCTTTCACAGTGTAGCTCCTATATGAACGTAGGTACGGTGTCCATGAGTAAAGCCTAAGTCTCAGCAGCACTCCCTTCAAATATGTTCAAATTGCCACCTGATGTATGTTGCGGACATAAAGGCATTAGGTCTTACATGGgcaggtgcagcaggagcaggTGGGGCAACCTGGATGCTGAAGGGGTGGtactagaggaaaggagagagtcatatatatatatatttattttaacctttatttaactaggcaagtcagttaagaacaaattctgatttacaatgagtattggggaacagtgggttaattgccttgttcaatggcagaacaacacatttttaccttgtcagcaacCATTCAGTTATTggcccaccgctctaaccactaggctacctgccgccccagatgcAATCAAGCAGACACACAATACATTTGTCATGCtgtgtacatgtactgtatattaatagGGGTCATGATCACTCACGATCTCAACGCTCTCCTGGCCGAGTGGCTGGGGGATCTCCTGTTTGATGAAACCACCTGACTAtgttttgacacacacacacacacacacacacacacactttcatcaTGACTTTCTGAATTCTGATAAGTTAACACCTGTGATATTGACTGGAATGAACATTCTCTCTATTAGTGTGAGATGCACTGGTGTAGCATCACTAACACAACAGCACAGTGTATTTCACTATGTTGCTATGGTTACTTACAGGTACTCCACCACCAACAGGAAGGATCTGTAACATTGGAACACTCTGGTTACTACAGTAAACGTAGAAGGTTGACTTCAATCTAGAATGGGAAATGTATTGTGATTAATTTGAACTATTTATTTTGTCAAACACCTACAATCTCTAGATCAGGTCTGGCTTGTCCAGCTTGGAGAgcctacaaatgattggaaaacaaAGATTTGTATTATGGAAAATTCAGTTCTTCAGTGTTCTATTCCCTTTTCAGGCACTTTGTTCCTCATTTTATGATTTTAAAACTATTCATATTGTAACTATTATTCTTATTTTTTCATCACATTACATCAGTTATGGTGCCCATTTTGGGACAGCATCACATGTCCGTGGAATAACTCCCTTGAGTTATgtatgtcctaatatggacaccgtaactatgtatcaaatcaaatgcatcgtaaacaacaggtgtagactagcaGTGTTTCTTACCTGAGCGTTGGCAGCCTGGAAGTCAAACTCCATGACCAGCCTTTGCTGTGAAGTACAGATGAATGTTAGATGAATGTTAGGTTCAGCACTTATAAAGACACTGTAATCACAGTAAATAATGACTAAATATATGAATACTGTTTGTAAATGTTTCCAATCcatttatttgtaaattaaagaaaaatatatatatcattttagaatgtactttatttaactaggcaagtcagttaaaaacaaattcttattttcaatgacagcaggttaactgccttgttcaggtgcagaacaacagcgttttactttgtcagcttggggatttgatcttaaaacctttcgtttactagtccaatgctctaaccactagggtacctgccaccaTGGATATTTTGTACAGAATAACAGAGAAACATAAAATCGGAAAGACAACACAGTACACTTATACATAATACAACGGAGAATTGAACTCACAGGGCGGCCGAGAGCAGTCCCCAGGATGCAGGCGATCAGAATGAAGGTTTTCATCTTGAAGGATTCTGTTGACGAAAAATATTTGACATTTTGAAAAATCCTTCATCACTTTCTGAAGTAGTTTCCTCtagtttattttcccttttgcgTTGACAAATACTGAAGCTAAAGGTTGAATCAGAGTTGATTTCTAATAAATTACCTTTAGTAGTGCAGCTCCACAAGAGAATCAAAGGATTGCTGAAGAAGGGTATGATGTCTGAGGGAGAGATCTGCTCCTTTTTATTCTCCCCAAAAGCAAAAGGAGGTCCAACTTCTGATGATGACTTGGTGACTAGCCAAGCCATTCTTTGATCATTCAAAAGCTGCTTTGGCAGCTATTGTTTATCTATATGAACAATCTCCAAATATCCTTTTTTTGCTTTGATTGTAATTACAGATGCCCACCCCCATCCTGTATTTGATTGGCAGCCTTTAAGGATAAACTTTAAGATATCATCCTATGATGTATATGAATATGACATAAGACGTTTTGCACACCTGGCTTCACCTCAGTGTTTATAGATTTCAAtctaggcctcccgagtggcgcattggtctaaggcactgcattataGTTGCTAACTCTTCcgctagagatcctggtttgagtccaggctctgtggcagccagttgtgactgggagacccatggggtggtacacaattggcccagcattgtctggtttagtggagggtttggctggcagtgatgtccttgtcccattgtgctctagcaactcctgtggcaggaATGTCTTCTCTCAATGAGAGAAGACCAGCTGGATaccataaaacaaaacaaaaatatttaaatCTATTGGTAACTAGCTACCAATGCATTGCTTTGTTATTTAATCAAAACATTTTGGTCTGTGACCTGTTTCAAGTAATTCACATTTTCTTGTGACCATCCATATAGTCAAAACAGTATTCCCAGCAGCAGGCCAGTCTTAACCCTAAAAGCACCAAAAGGGGTCAATTTTATCTTTCTGAAATTGTAGGACTTTGTCAAGAAACTATTTACCAACATAAAAACATAATTTATGACTATCTGTGTTAATATGGTTAAATTAAAAATTGTCTCTCTTTTGTATACAAGTGATGCGATGCTAAGCTGAAAATGTGGACTCAAAACGAATCATAttgtatttagcagatgttattgcgggtgtagtgaaatgcttgtgttccaagctccaacagtgcagtagtatctaacaattcacatcAATACATACAGATCTAAAAGTAGTAAACATTTTGATAAAGCACCAAATTTGGCATAGAGCAAGATTTGTTTTTGTCTACCTACATTATTACCAAACTTTTCAAATGAAGCCCTCAATAAAATATGGATTTTGTTAAATGTGTGATGTTATTAATTAAAAGGAAGGTCTACTAAAGCTAGGTCTACTTAAACTTAGACTTTGACATGCACAGTATGTTGAACCCATTTTTTTCAGATAAGCCCAATGTAAGATGATGCACGTACAGAGTATCAATCTGTGCATGTCCATTGGTACACATCACTCTGCAGCAACATAGCTGCGAAACAAACACTGTGGAGAAGTTTAGCCTCGTGCTTCACTGTTGTCAGCTTGCTACTGCTGTTTGCTTTGTGAATTGCAGAGAATACCTATGATATCAATCCTAACACCCTTCAAACTACCCTCAAACAACATTGGCACTCACTTTTTGAAATGCAATATTTATTTTAGGAGTTCTTTTTTTAGGTGTATTTAGCACCCTGTTCAGTGTGTTTTTTTGAATACATATTTATTTACATCCCCTATGCTTTAGTATCTGCATTGCTTGTACCTTTGATTCTGTTCCCTGGCGAATAGACATGTATTTTACCTCTATCACCTAGACCTGTCATGACAAAAAACAACTGATGAATAGTTCGAGCCTCACTACCTGTCTATCATTTCAGTAACACTTCAATTGGATAGCCCATCTGTAGATGgtctacagactatcagtaacatttcaaaaaaatatctactaaccctagccgtagccctaaccctaacccttattcaaacctaaccttaaccgtaaCCTGAGCAAGAATTTTCTTATCAAAAGGTACTGTAGTTTGTTGCTAGTGTGACCGTCTGTAGAGCATTTACAGATGGACAatctggactatccaaataatgTGTGACCATAATTTCTAATCCAAGTCCTATCTAGAGGCTTCAAATGAGCCCTCCTGTGTTTAGATACATCTTGGCTGCCTTACAAAATGTCACCCTAatgggccccggtcaaaagtatTCCACTACAGCGTGCCATTTGTGTTGCAACCTAGGTTCAAGTGGAAAATTTGGGAGTTTCTctatgttttctgtctgtcttcgTCTCTGAGTGGGTAATTAAGGCACATAGGTGAGGTGAAGGGAGTTCGTGCTGATTATCCGAAtgatatgtatttatatatttggGAAATAATGAATATGTCAACGGCCTGCAACATGAAGGTTTGTGATGTAAAGCTCTCAGCTACCTTGGCAGCAGTTGTGTTTGGGTTTAATTAGATGTAGCCAATGCCACAGACAAACTGGTGGAGACAAGAAAGGAAATTGGGGCAGCAGATATAGACAAGTGTTGCATCAAGATTGAAGATGACACCAGAGGTTGTCAAAATGCTGGTGTGGGGTTTTATTAGCATTTCATGAATTACTTTTTATACACAGAAATTCACAACACAGTCAAGAATTAACTTGCAACCCTGTTCAACCCTGTGCAAAATGAATGCATTCTTTATACTGTATCAGATACATATTTTTCACTGAGTTCAATGAGTCTCAAAATAaatgtagattgataaggatcTTTCTTACATTACCTCAAGCTCTTCAGAGCTCAGACCTCCAAATGGAGCATTCGAGAACAGAATTGGCACACTGTATAATGAGACAATTACCGAAAGTACAATAAAATGATTTCTTTAAAGATAATGACAATTATCTTACTGAATGTTTACCATTGGTTGTTGAAAAATTTAGAAGAATTGGGGACTCTGGGGGCAGTACACGTTTTTTAAAAACTGGTGTTTCTGAACAAAACACAAAATGAAGCCATACTACACCTTTTTAGAAAAAAAGACAAGCATGTTGCTATTTTGCATAAAATAGGTTTATTTAGACATGAttgccatttattttttatctacctgctgttgctgctgctgctgttggtcAGACTGTGGTACCTGTGCTGGTTGCACTGGTTGTGATGGTGGGGTGACTGCTGCCGCTGGGTGTACTGGGGAAGCATTTGCCGGGAATTGTGGAAAATGTGGAACATGTGGGACTGCTGCTTGGAAAAACCATGGGTATTCATATTGGGATAACTGTAAAGAGATTACATATTTACACAATACTTAAAACCTGTTTTGGAGACTGTTTTTTGTTCGGAATTTCAGATGactgcccaaagtaaactgcctgttactcaggcccagaagctaggatacacatatacttggtagcattggataggaAACACGCTGATGTTCCTGaaactgttacaataatgtctgtgagtataacagaactgatatggcaggcaaaaacgcaaggaaaatccatccagaaaTGATTTTTTTGAGGTCACAGATCATTATAGTGCTAGCCTATGGGAAATACAAATAgataggacccagattgcagttcctatggcctATGGCTTCCACTACAAGTAAACAGTCTTGAGAAAGGGTTTCAGGGTTGTTTTTCGAAGAATTAGCAAGTAGTTGGAAGAACTAACTACAAGGTATCTCTCATTAGAAAAGTAGTCTTGTTGGCGCGTGAATGAGGCGCGCGCTCTTCGTTATTTAAATATGATAgtttatttagatattagagtACCCAAGGATTAATTAGAAACATCGTTTGATTTGTTTTGACAAACTTTACTGGTAACTTTTTGGAtttgtttgtatgcatgttgaatgagtggattaTTGAGATCATTGGCGCCAACTAAAAAtacttttttggatataaagaaggacttcatcgaacaaaacgaccattcaatGTGTatctgggacccttgggattgcaaacagaggaagatcatcaaaggtaagtgattcatttaattgctatttgtgattttgttacgcctgtgctggttaaaaAAGTATTTTGGTGTAGggctctgtcctcagataatcgcatggtatgctttcgccttaaagccttttttaaaatctgacaatgCGGTTGGATTAAGAAGTTAAACTTTTAAATTATGTATGACACtggtattttcatgaatgtttattattatgatttttgtattttgaatttcgcacACTGCAATTTCACAAGATGTTGTCGTAGGTGTCCCGCTAGCGGTTCATGCGCCAAAAGAGGTAAACATTTTAGTGTTCATTTACCAGGTAAGTGCTTTGGTTTCCTTTAGCCTctagagagacagattaaaagAGATCTAAACTACACTCCATGTCCATGAACTGTATGTTGTACAAAGGCAGGCACCAAAATATtctgtcctcttccctttctgatattctgcatagcaccaaggacatgtgaaagacaagcctgacctctcccctctctgggccccaagtgactgaGCCCGAGCTGAGGGAAAAATGCAACTGCCAACACTAGAGTCCAAAGGGATACATTCTAAATAACAACTATATCACATAAGCATATTATGCAAACAAAACATCTtaattatctatgttacccaactaattctgattcatctGCCACACACTGCAGGATATTCAAATGAGCCtggtgatttacataaattcactgaaaacccactTTCTCTCACTCGTTCAAATGCTAAAGCACCACTATAATATACAAATGCACCAAATGTATCCAGATGCAGGATTATTTTACCCTTTCcacgaaactggtcaaattaagatccgacatctgtatATTCTACATCTCTTGGTCATTTTGTGTCTGATTTTGTGCCCCCTCAAAAAATGGCGGCATGAAAGTCTGGCCTACCTAATTCCTACCATGCAACTAAAAACACTTtgtaaaatatgtttattttgaaGGGGAAACTAAAGAAATCCTAAAATAACAATTATTTGTGAAATAGAAAGATTCTTACAGGCACAGCAGTTCCTTCCCTCACAACACTTGTCAGTTGAATTTCCACAATCATCCCAAAGACCTTGAAGAAATTACAATGTTAAAAAAGTATCGGACCCTTCATGATATGCATATTcatgataccatttgaaagaaaacactttgaaatttgtggaaatgtaaaaaatattgtaggagaatataacacattagttctgataaaagataatacaaaaaaTCAGGCGTTTTCAAAAGATTgtgttccatcatctttgaaatgcaagacaaAGGCCATAGGTAGGAGCCTTGCTGTAACTTAGATTTTGTCCACAAGATGACAGCAGTGCATGTGCAAAGGTTCAGACGGATCCAGTGGAGAATTACCTCACTACACAACATTTTGCATCAAGTCTAccaggagtttgcccaaatgtgcTGAATTGGTCAATTTATACATTTTCCAATTGCGTAACTATAGGGAACAAACAATAATGCTATAGTAATACAAAATGTAAGTTCACACACTACCAGGAATGTCATAGATGATGgattttattttaactttatttgtctaggcaagtcagttaataacttcttgagtgtaggggacagtattttcgtttttggctaaaaaaacgtacccatttgaaactgcctatttctcaggcccagaaactagaatatgcatataattgtcagattaggatagaaattttgtgtctgagtataacagaactgatattgcaggctaaaacctgaggaaaatcaaacaaggaagtgctgttttttCTGAAAGTtctctgttccattggatgccttgcctccatttaaagggatatcaacccgattccttttcctatggcttcctcaagCTGTGAACAGTccttagacatagtttcaggcttttattttgaaaaatgagagaGGTAGAAcccatcgcgtcagtggatggctgggtgccagcagagtttttcatgctcaacagccATTTTTCTCTCTAGCCTATGGAAGGAGCTACATTCCGGTTAacatattatcgattatatattgtaaaaacaacctatggtttgattataaaaaacatttgacatcttTCTATacactttacggatactatttggaattttcgtctgcgatgtcgtgactgctttgagcctgtggatttctgaacataacgcgccaaacaaatggaggtattttggatataaaataatctttttggaaggaacatttattgtgtaactgggagtctcgtgagtgcaaacaatCCGAAGATCATCGAAGCTAAGCAATTTAATTTATTgtttttctgactttcgtgtccaatctacttggctgctagctgttcgtaatgttttgtctactgagagagatgtccttacataaacactTGGTATACTTTCGCCAAAAAACTttgttgaaatctgacacgccaggtggattaaaaacaagctaaactgtgttttgctatattgcctttgtgatttcatgaaaattaaatatttttagtaatttaatttgaatttggtgctgtgcaattcagcggatgttgatgaAAATCATCCCGCTAACGGAATGGGTGTGTCAAGATGTTTTAaaaagaaattcttattttcaataacagcctaagaacagtgggccttgttcaggggcagaatgacagctttttaccttgtctgctcagggatttgatcttgcaacctttcgggtacTAGTCCATAACTCTAACCACaagactacctgccacccatgGATCATTAACTTCCCTACAGAAAAGGCATATCTAGAAGggtggggtgggtgtggagccagagacagcagtggggtcaaactttagaacccagttcctaTATTTGAATAGACTTTTTTCAAACAAAACTACACTACATTTTATCTCAGGAACCCTcaggatgataaatcagagcaagattactgaatgtacaTTTGAAGTAGGAAGTtcccatacacttaggttggagttactaaaactaatttttcaaccactccacaaatttcttgttaacaaactatagtttggcactttgtgcatgacacaagtaatttttctaacaattgtttacagatagataatttcacttataagtcattgtatcataattccagtgggtcagaagtttacaaacactaagttgactgtgcttttaaacagtttggaaaattccagaaaattaagccatggctttagaagcttctgataggctaattgacaccatttgagtcaattggaggtgtacctgtggatgtatttcaaggtctaccttcaaactcagtgcctctttgcttgacatcatgggaaattcaaAAGAAATCACCCAAGAACTCAGACATTTTTTTTGTGGagctccacaagtctggctcataTTTGGAAGTAATTTCCAGacacttgaaggtaccacgttcatctgtacaaacaatagtatccaagtataaacaccatgggacaacgcagccgtcataccgcccaggaaggagatgagttctgtctcctagagatgaacgtacgttggtgcgaaaagtgcaaatcaatcccagaacaacagcaaaggaccttgtgaagatgctgaagaaaacaggtacaaaagtatgtatatccacagtaaaatgagtcctatatcgacatggatggccgctcagcagggaagaagccatggctccaaaactgccattaaaaagccagactacagtttgcaccTGCACATCGGGACAAAGAttgtaatttttggagaaatgtcctctagtctgatgaaacaaaaatagaactgtttggccatattgaccattGATATGTTTagaggataaagggggaggcttgcaagctgaagaacaacaTTCCaatcgtgaagcatgggggtggcagcatcatgtagtgggggtgctttgctacaggagggactggtgtacttcacaaaatagatggcatcatgaggaggaaaatgacgtggatatattgaagcaacatctcaggacatcagtcagggtgttaaaacttggtcgcaaatgggtcttccaaatggacaatgaccccaaagctagcttccaaagttgtggcaaaatggcttaagtcaaggtattggagtggccacgacaaagtcctgacctcaatcctatagaacatttgaggGCAGAACtacaaaagtgtgtgtgagcaaggaggcctacaaacctgactcagttacaggaATTGTGAGTTTAAATgtggtatgtaaacttcagacttaaACTTTAAGTACACTTTAAGTACATTATTTATCTTCacaggtgaatgtatcaaaccagttgcagtgataaaagtgttttgttggaGGTAAAAGGAGGGAAGTGTtgtagtactatatctcttgacacaatgatgaaaataatcatggcctctaaaccttcaagctgcatactggaccctattccaactaaacaactgatagagctgcttcctgtgcttggccctcctatgttgaacataatcaatggctctctatccaccggatgtgtaccaaactcactaaaagtggcagtaataaagcctcttgaaaaagccaaaccttgacccagaaaatataaaaaactatcggcctgtatcgaatctcccattccacTCAAAAATATTACAAagagctgttgcgcagcaactcactgccttcctgaagacaaacaaagtatacgaaacgcttcagtATAGGTTTATAGACCCCATcgtagcactgagactgcacatgtgaaggtggtaaaggaccttttaatggcgtcagaccgaggctctgcatctgtcctcatgctactagaccttagtgctgcttttgataccatcgatcaccacattcttttggagagattggaaacccaaattggtctacacggacaagttctggcctggtttagatcttatctgtcggaaatatatcagtttgtttctgtggatggtttgtcctctgacaaatcaactgt from Oncorhynchus masou masou isolate Uvic2021 chromosome 20, UVic_Omas_1.1, whole genome shotgun sequence includes these protein-coding regions:
- the scpp7 gene encoding secretory calcium-binding phosphoprotein 7, with translation MKTFILIACILGTALGRPQRLVMEFDFQAANAQALQAGQARPDLEIILPVGGGVPSGGFIKQEIPQPLGQESVEIYHPFSIQVAPPAPAAPAHTHTSDEEDD